The Sporomusa termitida genome has a window encoding:
- a CDS encoding xanthine phosphoribosyltransferase: MDLLKQRIQADGLILNNSLLKVDSFLNQQIDPELMMKIAEEFVSRFQGEKITKILTIEASGIAASVMTGLILRVPVIFARKRKPKVTGDDVYTANVYSYTKGESNNIIISRQFLQADDRVLIIDDFLANGEAAAGLANIVEQAKAKVVGIGIVIEKSFQPGAQKLAAAGYRVESLARIKSFANGQVNFL; this comes from the coding sequence ATGGACTTATTAAAACAAAGAATCCAGGCTGACGGTCTGATTTTGAATAATTCCCTGCTAAAGGTTGACTCTTTTCTCAATCAGCAGATTGACCCCGAACTAATGATGAAAATTGCGGAAGAATTTGTCAGCCGCTTTCAAGGCGAAAAAATCACCAAAATATTAACCATTGAAGCTTCCGGTATTGCCGCGTCGGTAATGACCGGGCTCATTCTGCGGGTGCCTGTTATTTTCGCGCGCAAGCGCAAGCCAAAGGTAACCGGTGATGATGTGTATACGGCTAACGTCTATTCTTATACCAAGGGTGAAAGCAATAACATCATTATCTCCAGACAGTTTTTACAGGCCGATGACCGGGTGCTGATTATTGATGATTTCTTGGCCAATGGCGAGGCCGCCGCCGGCCTGGCCAATATTGTCGAGCAGGCTAAGGCCAAAGTCGTCGGGATAGGCATTGTCATTGAAAAGTCTTTCCAGCCCGGGGCCCAGAAATTAGCCGCCGCCGGCTACCGGGTTGAATCACTCGCCCGGATAAAATCGTTTGCCAACGGCCAGGTCAACTTCCTCTAA
- a CDS encoding GNAT family N-acetyltransferase produces MFNVKFVDLTADRFEEALNVFISGGWEEESLLYVKAEMRAFLNGDIEGYIRARFILALARDKVIGVAAWAQSMCGFSVYELSWATVVPEWRHQGINALMLQERIRRIRLHHGAGKFEVIVCTWDNPMYKQAGFASLPAPGRRAEDSNEKCLLLAHFAAL; encoded by the coding sequence ATGTTCAATGTTAAATTCGTTGATTTAACAGCAGACCGATTTGAGGAAGCGCTGAACGTATTTATCAGCGGCGGCTGGGAAGAAGAAAGCCTGCTGTATGTAAAGGCTGAAATGAGAGCTTTTCTCAATGGTGACATCGAAGGCTATATCCGGGCCAGATTCATTCTCGCCCTGGCCCGGGACAAGGTAATCGGCGTGGCTGCCTGGGCTCAGTCCATGTGCGGTTTTTCCGTTTATGAATTGTCGTGGGCTACGGTTGTGCCTGAATGGCGGCATCAGGGTATTAATGCGCTGATGCTGCAGGAACGTATCCGCAGGATCAGGCTTCACCATGGCGCGGGCAAGTTTGAGGTCATTGTTTGCACCTGGGATAACCCCATGTATAAGCAGGCTGGTTTTGCCTCCCTGCCGGCCCCGGGCCGCCGGGCGGAAGACAGTAACGAAAAGTGTCTGCTGCTGGCACATTTTGCAGCGCTTTAA
- a CDS encoding diguanylate cyclase domain-containing protein produces the protein MKSSKFILLLLFCSVISIILYSQRFFTAELLTIESNIEVVQNRHIKHSRMVVDIQTKINKVPLLLWKYMLADSGEKKAYFSKQLTEQIGEIETEQLVTFNKDSEEMILYSYVQKNWLDYKNFVIKTMAADKNNEPLLALEALTASLIYLERVNDSMKMIVDFHQNDVSQKTANVAAIATSSKHNAFVFSFIAVAVFLFVVFIAFGKIILTEKQLRKQVLALAEKNALLAEKNLRIRQLAYEDNLTGLANRYAFQSALAKELSAAWLNNSAGAVVFLDIDDFKQVNDRYGHAVGDELLATIGTRIKSLLDPEISFGARFGGDEFALFFRNITAAGIVPVLDTFLNVVFIPAEIQGITLHPKASIGVAFYPRQDTDTAGLLKKADIAMYQAKGKKNAYVLYDDSMQ, from the coding sequence TTGAAGTCCAGCAAATTTATCCTTTTATTATTATTTTGCAGCGTCATCAGCATCATTCTTTATTCGCAGCGTTTTTTTACGGCTGAATTATTAACAATTGAAAGCAATATTGAAGTAGTGCAAAATCGCCATATTAAGCACTCCCGTATGGTTGTTGATATTCAGACCAAAATCAACAAAGTTCCTTTACTGCTGTGGAAATATATGCTGGCTGACTCAGGGGAGAAGAAAGCTTACTTTTCCAAGCAGCTGACTGAACAGATTGGCGAGATTGAAACCGAGCAGCTAGTCACTTTTAACAAGGATTCGGAAGAAATGATCCTGTATAGTTATGTACAGAAAAACTGGCTTGATTATAAAAATTTCGTTATCAAAACAATGGCCGCCGACAAAAACAATGAACCGCTGCTTGCCCTGGAAGCATTGACAGCAAGCCTGATTTACCTGGAGCGGGTCAATGACAGTATGAAAATGATTGTGGATTTCCATCAAAATGATGTCTCGCAAAAAACGGCAAATGTGGCCGCCATTGCCACAAGCTCCAAACACAATGCATTTGTATTCTCTTTTATTGCTGTTGCCGTCTTCCTGTTCGTTGTCTTCATTGCCTTCGGGAAAATTATCTTAACCGAAAAACAGCTGCGCAAACAAGTACTGGCCCTGGCGGAAAAAAATGCCCTGCTGGCCGAAAAAAACCTGAGAATCAGGCAATTGGCTTATGAGGATAATCTTACTGGGTTAGCCAACAGGTATGCCTTTCAATCCGCCCTGGCCAAAGAATTAAGTGCGGCCTGGCTGAACAACAGCGCCGGCGCTGTCGTTTTTTTGGACATTGATGACTTTAAGCAGGTCAACGACCGCTATGGCCATGCGGTCGGCGATGAACTTCTGGCCACGATCGGTACCCGTATTAAATCCCTGCTGGACCCGGAAATTTCTTTCGGTGCCCGTTTCGGCGGCGATGAATTTGCCCTGTTCTTCCGCAACATTACTGCGGCCGGGATTGTCCCGGTACTTGATACATTCCTTAACGTGGTTTTTATACCGGCGGAAATTCAGGGTATAACCCTTCATCCCAAGGCCAGTATTGGTGTGGCTTTTTACCCCCGGCAGGATACCGATACGGCCGGCCTGCTAAAAAAAGCGGATATTGCGATGTACCAGGCCAAGGGTAAAAAGAATGCCTATGTGCTGTATGATGACAGTATGCAATAA